The stretch of DNA cacaactaaaataaaacaccaaaactttattagcaaaactcaatctcatgtattctaaataaccacattgaaaactccacaaagtcattactgcagcaaaataaactaaggagtccaaaatctcccggtagtcataacaaaccaaactaataatttcataagtcttactaaacccaagctcaagatataattaaatctaaaagacattaaaactaaaggaaatcagaattccttcttctaatatcctctcctcagcttaatcatgctcaccaatctaatctaggtcctcagttggactctccacatcaactgaaaaatattatgaagataggggttgagttatcaacaactcagtaagcagatgacatatgctagcgtgcaaacatgagcatttacaaagtatagcatgcagaacaaaatattttccagagttatcatgcagaacagaacatattttcaaaagtaaccgagcgatggttttaagacaagtaaaactcgtaatactttggcataacataaactaagtatcatcatcagatcaaaacagagcatcacacagagcagagaccatgtttcacccccgtggtagggttgtgctaacctcGGTGGACAAACCAGGCAGAGagagaggtgaaatctttcatttattcttctcagagccccaagtgtgcacacaggaaagatcacaataaaaccactttgtttccaaagtgggtgcactcagagacagagaagttggtaccaacccaaacagagcagagcagagcaaagcagagacagagtcagatacaaataccagtacaccatgcaaAAGGTTttcatatgttatatcaaaataatacagagtaccaaaacataatcagacagtttactcacactgacaacaaaagccaaaacatctttctaaataaatgtacaattttttatattctcaatatcgctccttttttcagatttcagaaaccacatgatagaatttagttcatgtctacacaatgcatgtcaaaacatatttttcttttttcataaagatttgatgaataatgcagataagcgaccgaggttggtctttgtttttcccaagttcccattacatcacaaaatatgtaagtttttataaagtcaacctcagtcttattaacttgtataaaacctagcataggaaccccgcttacctggacaacttagcttttcagaattttcctaaaaaatgtcgagtcgaatataaatcgtcacttacaaaaataatcacataatttccgtaagttttcaatcaatcatggatttcgatatttacgcctaaacttctaaaataatctattttaatatctcaaaagttaaaaccctcataatcccaaaatatatcatcacttcttaaaaatcaccaatattcaccataaccaacgtcaaactcaaaacaccaatatttaaacccgaaacagccaacaaatttcatagcataaaccaatctcacacaaacaactctatcatccaatccaaccgacccccattactcctcggactcagcctggcacaaccaacaaattcacagtaaatatgaattagcgcagaaatacatttaaatctcaaaagttctttgaaaaaatacttacaatgctataatataatttttgaaagatcacggaggtgttagaagcggcaacgcagcaacaaaacactgccaaatgcactgtggccgtgggtctcaaaaacccacttttgaacgggtgtaaacgaagacccaagatcGATAGGGTaaggcttagggatgtcggtggagctagtggtggtggtggttggccgtgggtggcggcgtagagggcggtcgaaggctaaaatacttaaaacgaaaatattgatggtggggcctCACCGACGACAGATTGGAGGTGaggatgggtgcattgggttgctagaaggtcgaggatgaagtggtgaagaaattgtGGCTGGTGGTGGCGCAACAGAGGCTCAGtagcgcaaggagtgccgcagCTTTAAACTGCTCTTGGGGGCTATCAGCggcgatggaggagctggaaatggagggggagTGTTGCCGGCAGGTAGGGAAGCTAAAGGGGTGGGCGGTGTCAAGCATGGCAGCGCGAGGCGGCCGGGCTAGGGGAGAAGAGATCGACGCAcgggagagaaaagagagaggtcgcgcgcgggagaagccagggaagaaaagaaacaagaaagaaaaagaagaaaaagaaaagaggaaagagaaaatgtagggaaagaaatgaggtacaatcctcacatcttgggtcacaaaatgatccaacggaaacaattttaaaacagcaagtgaaaataaaataattcaaacgtagtgattaaaatgaaaataaataattaaatccaacaacaagttaatttaatatgaaaagaaaattaaatgcataacaataataaatattaaggaaacatgtcaaatttaattttcataaattaaaaatcataaaaaaaaataaccactaaaatctgaaaatttaaaacaagacaatcaattttttaattaataacaaaaacaaatccttcaattaaaaatatactaaaaatacggggtgttacaattatggaactcaataaaaaaaatatttaaaatatctaaaataccaacattttataaattaatagaatactttgactactttaaaaatcttataaaattcgtcatgaaaaactcctctctaaaaaaaataggtttacttcctttagttaacaatattattaaaatattatttacacaaaaataatatttgatgaGTCTTAAAGATAAAAtccatttaaacataaacccaaaggttgtgtttggatgttgaagtgagttgagttgagttgagatgataaaatattgttagaatattatgttttaatattattattattttgagatttgaaaaagttgaattgtttattatattttgtattgagatttgaaaaagttgtaatgatgaattgagatgagtttggtaaccaaaactcACCCAAAGACTACTCATCCGAAAACATACATCTAGAACGTACACCAGTAATAGTACTCAAATAGttaacaatttacatatatatatatatatatatatatatatatatacacttactaaaaacaaaacaatttacaTACACTCCTTAAGAGAAAGAAAActagcaatgaacaaaaacaaaacatagaaATAACTGAAGCAGCGATGGCAAGGACTTACACTAGGAGAAGTTAGGGGCTGCGTGCGACGGCTGGCTGGAAGTACCGAGGTGGTGCGGCTGTCGAACTGGGGAGGGAGTAAGGCGGCGAAGCTGCCTACGTTGGGCGACGAAAGCGAGAGAGTTGAGCGGGAGGGAGAGCAAGCGTAAGCCgtgagaaggagagagaaaccGCTCGGGATACTCACTGAGAGAACAACAATGCGACGGTACCAAGGTGGTTGGGCAGCAGCAGATCACGGAGTGGCTGGGGCAGTGGCTTACGGCGGTGAGTTGGTTAAGTGAaacatgctctgtttttggagaGCAAAAACAGGGGTGTAATGTGCTGAGTTTCCATGAGATGGGGGTGGCGGCGTACTGGGTTGCGGGTTGGTTGAGCAGACGTTTACGAGGAGGTGCACTAGTATAGCGGCAGTAAGGACGACGGAGGGCtaggtgtaacgccccgtccccgagggtccggagagttaactcatataacctgataattaactctaacaaggctagagtacttccaaactcaaggatatatatattttcccaaacctcaaatcaaacgtaaatacttccattaaataaaccatatagactcatctatcaaattttcaatccatcaactcaaataaaatcaactcttcttcatgtctcaaataacaaaccagaaataatgaaacattaacataagtctccataaaccgtctaaatccactgAAGTAACTTAAGAaacataaataacttccaacattaacattaataccacgaaatacccaacaaccattcactgttaatcttctccataaactctaatattgatcctcagctgaaccatcaatgtcatctgaaatattatggagataaggggggtgagttgtcaacaactcagtaagcagagaacatataccagtgtataaacatgagcatttatagaaatcagaatgcagaacaaaacattttcattttcagagtgcggaagcagaacatgttattaaaatatcagagtgaagatttagaaataatttcattcaaaaatattctttggcataacataaaagatcatcatcatcatcaaaacatcatatcagaacagaggccatgtataatcctcgtggtagggttgtgcatctgcggatagccaagcagaacataaaacactctgtcatcaaggtgtgcactcaaaacagagaccacaactataacccgtggcagggccgtatccactattattacccgtggttgggccgtatccactattatcacccgtggcagggccgtaactgaacagaacagaaacagaatcaaattcagaatcagagagtcatgccaaaggttttcagaaatcacgtcttttccaaacagtgtactgaaCATAAtttttcggaacagaacaaaatcatatcaccacataatttatgcacaaatttcatattcgctctcactttcaaagttcagaaataaaatatcaaaaataagctcatgtttacaccagtcatgatagaaaatacgttattcttaaacagaatctcatgagtaatgcagaacaaatatctaagattgttttcaaatttcttttcatagcagaacatgcacattttccaaaaaggacctcagttcattttatttaatacaaagtctagcataggaaccccgcttacctgaacttcttagctttttagaaatttcctcaaaatgtcgataattaacaatcgtcacctatcaaataatcaagtaattcccataaattttcaatcaataacGTATTTCggtatttaagcctaaacttataaaataacctatttaattccatAAAACCCTCAAAAGCTCAAAATATAACATCCCTTCCTAAAATTGGCAATGTCCATTCAATAACTTCAGCTAAAAATCTctaaaagtctaacttatttactattgacgTGTAATCATAAAATCTAATACCAGCTAAtataattacactaaaatattttaaattatatagcgatcatataataaactaagtcaTTGTAACAAATACAACACTTCCAATTATTCctttgaaagaaataacaattttaaagcatttaggaaacatttttttttttactaacatAATAAAAGACTTATCTGTATCAAAAACCCTTCGTAAATTTCAACCCAACCCAgccgaaaaataaaatccattttagaaacaaaatacatTCAAATTCTATTGGCTTAAAGGCAAAATGGTAATCTCGTAAAAGTCTTCCCCTACCCACTAACTTACGTAACTGCAGTATTTATAACCATAAATTCCGACCGAAACTCACGAGTGAGGGACGATGTGCGACAGGAGCTCCCGTGAGGGAAGGAGATCGTGGAGGACCAGAGTTGCGGTGGGCGGAAGCTGTCCCGACGGCAGCGCactgaaagagagagggaggaagagagattagcgggagagagacagagagagagaaacgagagagagacggagaggcAAGTTGAGTTCGGGGGGGCAGCTTACCGAGTGGAGAGTGACGAACTTGGATGGAATGCAGCGCCCAACGATACACGCTGTGCGGCGGCACTCGGTTGGTTTGCGTCGAACAGCAacaaacagaaaatgaaaaacaaagatACTCTGTTTTTGGAGACAAAAACAGAGGTTCCTTCAATGGCTTGAACGATGGTTTAGGGCGGGACGCGACGGCAGCGTTGAGGCTGATTCGTGGGGTGCTGCTACGGGTAAGACGCTGGCGGCAGCGACTGGATCGTGATGTGGAAAAGTTTGGCAGTGAGACTACCCTTCGGTGGTGGTTGTGCGGTTCTTGTGGGGCTCGGGCAGTGGTTATAGCCTGGTGGTAAGCAAGGCTGCGGTGTTGCTGGGGCGGCGTCGCGGTACGCGGATAAGCTTTGGGGTGCTGCACGACTCGGGGTGCgaggaaccgaggggatggaggctgaggaggaaaaactgggctatggttccgcgtgggaaggcagcggcgcgagccttcttcgtatgaataaaaatagacgattgaacatgaaaagaaaaccctagatgaaaaccaaacggacgcgggacgtgcatgagggacgtgtgtgtgcaagcatgccaTGAACGAAAGCgtgcgtgtatgcatgctgtgcgacgaaaaaaaaaataagccgtgcgaaaaaattaaaatagacggaaagagaaataattaaaaaaaaaatgaaacatgcgggaaaaaaataaaataaacggccaagaactccaaattaaaagaaaacaaaatcgctactcaaaatcgtaaattaagaacttaaataaacaatcaagttataaaaaaaataaataaataagtaaaaatctaaagtccaactataccaatattgGATCTGGGTGTTACACTAGGCTTCAGACGGTGTGAAATCAAGGAAGAGGTGTGACCGGGTTGCTGTTGGTTGGATGGAATGGCAGCGGCTGTTGGTGCGTGCATGCAATGGCTGGGCGTGACTAGGGTGGTGAACGTGGGAGGCTtgcttggtggtggtggtggtgtgtaCGAGGCAGTGGCTCGCTAGTCCATCTATGGGAGCCACAGGTTGGCGTGATGGTGGCCGTGCGGGATGGTTGGCGATGCCGCAGCAGTGAGTGATGGCCCCGGACTACGGTGTCTGCATGGAGGTTTGCAGTGAATGAAAGAGGctctgagagagagaactgAGAGTATGTGAGACACGGATAGATAGAGTTTGTTGGGAGAGAACTTTAAAGGGAGAAAAATAATTACAGAAGTGTGGGGAGGTGGTACACGAGGTGGAGAGGGATTCGgagtgtgaaaataaaaattgaacaGAAAGAGATAAAGAGGAGTAATCGTCAggtcaaggaaaaaaaaaaaaattatttgaaaggGAGAAAGCCTACCCAAAACCGCGTCGATTTTTCATGATGGCTTGGGTTTCACGGTGAAACTGGGCGTTACAGTTACAGCAGAAAGGAATAAGGACAAAAGTTCTGAATATTCTAGAGCTGCTGAGGTGGAATTGgctgctttttatttttgtaaacatATATTCTCACAAATGTCACTCTCCAAACGTGGTCCCTAGTTTGACAATCGAAGGGTTCGAAAAGTCTGATCCACGCGGTTTGAATTGGAATATTGCAAAGATTGAATGTAGAAAGCTCTCGATATATAGAAATATCGGAGAAGTATGAGGCTATGAAGCAACGTCGTAACAATGATATTGCTCCCAGGGCATCAAAGTTCAGCTTCATTTTCACGAACAAGAGCAACTTCAAGAGTTATGGGACTTGATCGAACCATAAACTACTTATCATATTTTCTTGTCTTGCTATCTTCCTTTTGTTTAGAGCTTGGCCATGCGACGGACACCATCGCAGCACCCAACTTTATCAAAGATTCCGAAACCATAATCTCCAATGACGGTGAGTTCATATTGGGCTTTTTCAGCCCTGCCAATTCTACTTATCGCTATGTTGGGATATGGTATGCTAAACTTTCCACAACTCATGCCATATGGGTTGCTAATAGGAACAAGCCCCTGAAGACCACCTCCGGGATTCTTACTATATCGGAAGACGGCAATCTAGTCGTATTAGATGgagaaaagaatattatttggTCATCAAATGTAACAGGTTCTGTTTCTAATCGAAGCGCCCAACTTCTAGATTCCGGGAACCTTGTCTTGCATGAAAACACTAACACATCAATCATGTGGGAAAGTTTCCAACATCCTTCAGATTCATTTCTACCAAAGATGAAAATGAGTACTAACATAGTAACTGGAGAGAAAGTGCAGTTCACATCATGGAAGAGCCAGTCAGATCCAGCCGTTGGAACCTTTTCTCTCGGTATTTCCGTTTTTAATCTTCCAGAAATATACATTTGGAATGGCAGTAGCCCTTACTGGCGAAGTGGGCCATGGGATGGTCAGATCTTTATTGGAGTACCAAACATGAATTCCCGATATCTTAATGGATTTAATCTTATAGATGATAAAGAAGGATCATTCTCTTTTATCTTTGAGTTCTCAAACAAGTCTTTGTTAGCGCATTACGTCTTGACTGCTCAAGGAAACGTATTGGTATATTCTACTATTAATGGGAAGGATTTGGTGGTCTGGCGGTCGTCTTTGATGTCTGAGTGCAACGTTTACGGCAAGTGTGGGGCATATGGATATTGTAACCTAAAAAATAAACCGATCTGCAGCTGCTTAGAGGGGTTTGAACCAAAGAATATTGAAGAATGGAAAAGAGAAGATTGGACTAGTGGATGTGTGAGGAGAAAACCCTTGCAGTGTTTGAAAGTGAGCACAGGTGGTAAAGAAGGCAAAAAAGATGGGTTTTTgaaggtgaagatgatgaaaacGCCAAGTTTGGCAAATTGGTCATCTGCTTCTGAGGATGAATGTAGATATTGGTGCTTGGAGAACTGTTCTTGTATAGCTTACGCATATGAATCTGGCATTGGGTGTATGTCATGGACCAGAGAATACTTAATAGACTCGCAACAATTCTCCAGTGGTGGAGTCGATCTTTATATTCGCGTGGCCTCTTCAGAACTTGGTAGGTTAAGTAATTACAAGTTCCGTagcaatttttcttcttttctctcttgaaGTTTATATTTACGGTTCTAGCTGATTGGTTATTTTGTGCTTATATATTtactgagaaaagaaaaaagaaaaagaaaaaggaagaagtaGCAGTTTGATGTTTCTGATTTACAGATAAAAAGGAAGAAGTGAAAGTAAACGTCATAGTCACAGTACTGGTCATAGGAATAGTCTTGATCGTGGCGGTGTGCACTTTATTCTTATGCCGGAGGAGGGCTAAACGTAAAGGTAAAATGACTAGTTTTATCTATTATCACGTATTTATTTGATTAATGCTACGTGCAGTCATAGAGTGTGCAAGTACCGTATAGTCGTTtcgaaaaagagtgagattcgttattaaaaaattaatttttttataggtcccgtatattttcacttttttcaaagtgattgttcAGCACTTACGTACTCTTGACTTCAACTATCATtactcattaaaaatatttttttctcttatttcttttttcaatctcaatcatttgggattttttttcttttcctaaggTGGCCAATGTCATATTATCCCCACATTCTCTTCACCAACTTTACGAGGCGCATCAACCCAATCCTCTAGAATTAGATAAACCAACATTACCATCCATCGCACAACTTTCTTTTTAGCATTTTGTCAAAGTAACTTCCAAAACAATACCCTCCTGGCTGTATCCTTAACCATCAGTACCTAAGCCACATAACTATATCTCAGAAGCCTCTTATCCACCTCCATTTTAAACACACCTAAAACTTCAATTCCATCTCCTATCTGATCTGCATGATCTTCTATTAATTTGGCTTTTACCACACATTCAACATCTCTAGCTTTGTTCAATCCATGTATTGGCTTTACCTTTCTCGTGAAATCTTTACCGTTAATTGTTTAACAATATTTTGTCAGAGTATAATGCCTTTCAAAAACCTTTATTAGCTATGatccttttttatttagttCTTCGATAGACGATTAGTGACCTCTAAACCATTTTTTGTctggattttattatttttattcttgtttttcatcattcttaaactaaattaaaagattagtCTAATCCAACACAAGTCATTAGAGGCAAAGCCATGTCAATACCCAAAACATCACAATCGGCACCCTAATGCATCACTTGGTGCATTGGACCAATTTCGCCAATTCCATTCTTTTCTTGAAGGGCATTTCTATCTTTTAACATCTCACATTACTCCCTTAGTTCAGTTTGGGTgatgatcatttttgtcccaagGAAACTAAGCCAAAGAAGCCAACTGAAGTCCATTGGAAGGCTAGTTGAAGCCAAACCGAATGGCTTGTGTTTGGATGCAGTTTTGCACATAATTGAGCCACCACCATATGCCACCTCCTTCCTCCTCCAATCCCCAATTCCCCCCTCCAGTCATCACGAAGTACCTTAACTCAATGCCACCCCAAATAGATCCAAAACACCACTCGACAACCACCCCAACTCCACCCTCTTCTTTGAGCTGTACATGACACACCATTACTTGGCAACCAATCCCCCACTATCTACCATCTAAAAAGAGCGTCCATGAGTGTCATTATATCTGTGCATTTAAGCCATGAAGATAAAACAAAGTGGTGTAAACAAAGGAAGTGAAAATCTGCCCAAATTTTAATAACCATACCCGGCGGCATCATAACATGACTC from Juglans regia cultivar Chandler chromosome 4, Walnut 2.0, whole genome shotgun sequence encodes:
- the LOC109010607 gene encoding G-type lectin S-receptor-like serine/threonine-protein kinase At1g11330 isoform X4 translates to MILLPGHQSSASFSRTRATSRVMGLDRTINYLSYFLVLLSSFCLELGHATDTIAAPNFIKDSETIISNDGEFILGFFSPANSTYRYVGIWYAKLSTTHAIWVANRNKPLKTTSGILTISEDGNLVVLDGEKNIIWSSNVTGSVSNRSAQLLDSGNLVLHENTNTSIMWESFQHPSDSFLPKMKMSTNIVTGEKVQFTSWKSQSDPAVGTFSLGISVFNLPEIYIWNGSSPYWRSGPWDGQIFIGVPNMNSRYLNGFNLIDDKEGSFSFIFEFSNKSLLAHYVLTAQGNVLVYSTINGKDLVVWRSSLMSECNVYGKCGAYGYCNLKNKPICSCLEGFEPKNIEEWKREDWTSGCVRRKPLQCLKVSTGGKEGKKDGFLKVKMMKTPSLANWSSASEDECRYWCLENCSCIAYAYESGIGCMSWTREYLIDSQQFSSGGVDLYIRVASSELDKKEEVKVNVIVTVLVIGIVLIVAVCTLFLCRRRAKRKGFQGEENLVDNMNQDKLQELPIFSLEELASATNNFHQSNKLGQGGFGPVYKGKLLDGQEIAVKRLAKSSGQGLAEFMNEVVVISKLQHRNLVRLLGGCVEGEEKLLVYEYMPNKSLDAFLFDFGMARIFGGNEDQANTERIVGTYGYMSPEYAMEGRFSEKSDVFSFGVLLLEIVSGRKNTHFYHDEGTMSLVGLAWKMWNIDNLAALLDPKISRSKFGKEILRCIHVGLLCVQEFAKDRPTVSIVISMLKSEIVDLPYPRQPGFTVNQITSESESSYPNQKVCSINNVTVSMVLGR
- the LOC109010607 gene encoding G-type lectin S-receptor-like serine/threonine-protein kinase At1g11330 isoform X2 translates to MILLPGHQSSASFSRTRATSRVMGLDRTINYLSYFLVLLSSFCLELGHATDTIAAPNFIKDSETIISNDGEFILGFFSPANSTYRYVGIWYAKLSTTHAIWVANRNKPLKTTSGILTISEDGNLVVLDGEKNIIWSSNVTGSVSNRSAQLLDSGNLVLHENTNTSIMWESFQHPSDSFLPKMKMSTNIVTGEKVQFTSWKSQSDPAVGTFSLGISVFNLPEIYIWNGSSPYWRSGPWDGQIFIGVPNMNSRYLNGFNLIDDKEGSFSFIFEFSNKSLLAHYVLTAQGNVLVYSTINGKDLVVWRSSLMSECNVYGKCGAYGYCNLKNKPICSCLEGFEPKNIEEWKREDWTSGCVRRKPLQCLKVSTGGKEGKKDGFLKVKMMKTPSLANWSSASEDECRYWCLENCSCIAYAYESGIGCMSWTREYLIDSQQFSSGGVDLYIRVASSELDKKEEVKVNVIVTVLVIGIVLIVAVCTLFLCRRRAKRKGEENLVDNMNQDKLQELPIFSLEELASATNNFHQSNKLGQGGFGPVYKGKLLDGQEIAVKRLAKSSGQGLAEFMNEVVVISKLQHRNLVRLLGGCVEGEEKLLVYEYMPNKSLDAFLFDPINQELVDWKKRFNIIEGVGRGLLYLHRDSRLKIIHRDLKASNILLDEELNPKISDFGMARIFGGNEDQANTERIVGTYGYMSPEYAMEGRFSEKSDVFSFGVLLLEIVSGRKNTHFYHDEGTMSLVGLAWKMWNIDNLAALLDPKISRSKFGKEILRCIHVGLLCVQEFAKDRPTVSIVISMLKSEIVDLPYPRQPGFTVNQITSESESSYPNQKVCSINNVTVSMVLGR
- the LOC109010607 gene encoding G-type lectin S-receptor-like serine/threonine-protein kinase At1g11330 isoform X3, which gives rise to MILLPGHQSSASFSRTRATSRVMGLDRTINYLSYFLVLLSSFCLELGHATDTIAAPNFIKDSETIISNDGEFILGFFSPANSTYRYVGIWYAKLSTTHAIWVANRNKPLKTTSGILTISEDGNLVVLDGEKNIIWSSNVTGSVSNRSAQLLDSGNLVLHENTNTSIMWESFQHPSDSFLPKMKMSTNIVTGEKVQFTSWKSQSDPAVGTFSLGISVFNLPEIYIWNGSSPYWRSGPWDGQIFIGVPNMNSRYLNGFNLIDDKEGSFSFIFEFSNKSLLAHYVLTAQGNVLVYSTINGKDLVVWRSSLMSECNVYGKCGAYGYCNLKNKPICSCLEGFEPKNIEEWKREDWTSGCVRRKPLQCLKVSTGGKEGKKDGFLKVKMMKTPSLANWSSASEDECRYWCLENCSCIAYAYESGIGCMSWTREYLIDSQQFSSGGVDLYIRVASSELDKKEEVKVNVIVTVLVIGIVLIVAVCTLFLCRRRAKRKENLVDNMNQDKLQELPIFSLEELASATNNFHQSNKLGQGGFGPVYKGKLLDGQEIAVKRLAKSSGQGLAEFMNEVVVISKLQHRNLVRLLGGCVEGEEKLLVYEYMPNKSLDAFLFDPINQELVDWKKRFNIIEGVGRGLLYLHRDSRLKIIHRDLKASNILLDEELNPKISDFGMARIFGGNEDQANTERIVGTYGYMSPEYAMEGRFSEKSDVFSFGVLLLEIVSGRKNTHFYHDEGTMSLVGLAWKMWNIDNLAALLDPKISRSKFGKEILRCIHVGLLCVQEFAKDRPTVSIVISMLKSEIVDLPYPRQPGFTVNQITSESESSYPNQKVCSINNVTVSMVLGR
- the LOC109010607 gene encoding G-type lectin S-receptor-like serine/threonine-protein kinase At1g11330 isoform X5; amino-acid sequence: MILLPGHQSSASFSRTRATSRVMGLDRTINYLSYFLVLLSSFCLELGHATDTIAAPNFIKDSETIISNDGEFILGFFSPANSTYRYVGIWYAKLSTTHAIWVANRNKPLKTTSGILTISEDGNLVVLDGEKNIIWSSNVTGSVSNRSAQLLDSGNLVLHENTNTSIMWESFQHPSDSFLPKMKMSTNIVTGEKVQFTSWKSQSDPAVGTFSLGISVFNLPEIYIWNGSSPYWRSGPWDGQIFIGVPNMNSRYLNGFNLIDDKEGSFSFIFEFSNKSLLAHYVLTAQGNVLVYSTINGKDLVVWRSSLMSECNVYGKCGAYGYCNLKNKPICSCLEGFEPKNIEEWKREDWTSGCVRRKPLQCLKVSTGGKEGKKDGFLKVKMMKTPSLANWSSASEDECRYWCLENCSCIAYAYESGIGCMSWTREYLIDSQQFSSGGVDLYIRVASSELDKKEEVKVNVIVTVLVIGIVLIVAVCTLFLCRRRAKRKDPINQELVDWKKRFNIIEGVGRGLLYLHRDSRLKIIHRDLKASNILLDEELNPKISDFGMARIFGGNEDQANTERIVGTYGYMSPEYAMEGRFSEKSDVFSFGVLLLEIVSGRKNTHFYHDEGTMSLVGLAWKMWNIDNLAALLDPKISRSKFGKEILRCIHVGLLCVQEFAKDRPTVSIVISMLKSEIVDLPYPRQPGFTVNQITSESESSYPNQKVCSINNVTVSMVLGR
- the LOC109010607 gene encoding G-type lectin S-receptor-like serine/threonine-protein kinase At1g11330 isoform X1 — its product is MILLPGHQSSASFSRTRATSRVMGLDRTINYLSYFLVLLSSFCLELGHATDTIAAPNFIKDSETIISNDGEFILGFFSPANSTYRYVGIWYAKLSTTHAIWVANRNKPLKTTSGILTISEDGNLVVLDGEKNIIWSSNVTGSVSNRSAQLLDSGNLVLHENTNTSIMWESFQHPSDSFLPKMKMSTNIVTGEKVQFTSWKSQSDPAVGTFSLGISVFNLPEIYIWNGSSPYWRSGPWDGQIFIGVPNMNSRYLNGFNLIDDKEGSFSFIFEFSNKSLLAHYVLTAQGNVLVYSTINGKDLVVWRSSLMSECNVYGKCGAYGYCNLKNKPICSCLEGFEPKNIEEWKREDWTSGCVRRKPLQCLKVSTGGKEGKKDGFLKVKMMKTPSLANWSSASEDECRYWCLENCSCIAYAYESGIGCMSWTREYLIDSQQFSSGGVDLYIRVASSELDKKEEVKVNVIVTVLVIGIVLIVAVCTLFLCRRRAKRKGFQGEENLVDNMNQDKLQELPIFSLEELASATNNFHQSNKLGQGGFGPVYKGKLLDGQEIAVKRLAKSSGQGLAEFMNEVVVISKLQHRNLVRLLGGCVEGEEKLLVYEYMPNKSLDAFLFDPINQELVDWKKRFNIIEGVGRGLLYLHRDSRLKIIHRDLKASNILLDEELNPKISDFGMARIFGGNEDQANTERIVGTYGYMSPEYAMEGRFSEKSDVFSFGVLLLEIVSGRKNTHFYHDEGTMSLVGLAWKMWNIDNLAALLDPKISRSKFGKEILRCIHVGLLCVQEFAKDRPTVSIVISMLKSEIVDLPYPRQPGFTVNQITSESESSYPNQKVCSINNVTVSMVLGR